tcctgccctctaatgatctgcaccaccgcCCCTAATGATCTTTGCccctgccctctaatgatctgcactactgccctaatgatctgcaccactgccccttaatgatctgcaccactgctcctgccctctaatgatctgcaccactgccccctaatgatctgcaccactgccctctaatgatctgcactactgccccctaatgatctttgacactgccctctaatgatctgcactactgccctaatgatctgcaccaccgccccctaatgatcttacatagttacatagttagtatggttgaaaaaagacagacgtccatcaagtccaaccaggaaattgaagggaagggtgtaaggggataagggaaagggatgtagttttataattctgcataagcattaatgttattttgttccaggaatgtatctaaccctgttttaaagctgttaattgttcctgctgtgaccagttcctgaggtagaccgttccataaattcacagtcgcccctttagactaaaccttttcttctccagatggagggagtgccccctcgtcctttgtggGGGTTTAACctagaacagtttttctccatattttttgtatgggccatttatatacttatatacgtttatcatatccccccttaaacgtctcttctcaagactaaacaattgtaactcctttaatcgctcctcatagctaagatgttccatgccccatattagtttagtcgcgcgtctctgcatcctctccagctccacagtgtcccttttatgaacaggcgaccaaaactgaacagcatattccaggtgaggccgtaccaatgctttataaagggggagtattatgtccctgtccctcgagtccatgcctctttttatacatgacaatatcctgccggctttggaagcagcagcctgacattgtgctattctgtagtctgtgatctacaagtcacccagatccttctctaccagtgactctgccagtttaatcccccctaagacatacaatgcatgcaggttattagtacccagatgcataactttacatttatccacattgaacctcatttgccaagtggatgcccagacacttaatctatccaagtcatcttgtaacttatacacatcctctatagactgtaccgtgctacaaagcttggtgtcatctgcaaagatagaaacagagctgttattaccatcctctatatacacagcccccctctatatacacagcccccccactatatgcacatcctctatagactgtaccgtgctacaaagcttggtgtcatctgcaaagatagaaacagagctgttaataccatcctctatatcattgataaataaattaaacagcagcgggcccagtacagaaccttggggtacaccactaataaccggggaccaatcagagtacaaatcattgaccaccactctctgggtatgatccatgagccagtgttcaatccagttacaaactaaagtttccaaacccaaagaccttaacttacctgtcagacgtctgtgagggacagtatcaaatgctttagcaaaatccagaaacactatatccacagcaattcctctatatacagagccccctctatatacacagccccccccctctatatacatagccccccctctatatacacagccccccctctatatacacagcccccccctctatatacacagcccccccctctatatacacagcccccctctatatacacagcccccctctatatacacagccctcctctatatacacagcccccctctatatacacagccccccctctatatacacagcccccctctatatacacagccattcctctgtcaaggcttctactcacctcttcataaaagcaaattagattggtttgacaacttctatccttagtaaacccatgctggctatcacttataatacaattatcccctatgtattcctgtatgtaatcccttataagtcaaacaatttacccacaatgcacgttagacttaacggtctataattgcctggcgaagacctagagcccttcttgaagattggcaccacattagccttgcgccagtcccttggcacaataccagacaccagagaatctctaaatatcatgaacaggggtacagatattactgaacttacctctctaagaactcttgggtgtaatccatccggccctggagatttgcttacatttactttgcttaacttaccttgtaccatctctacattaagccagttcagtacattacatgatgtgttaccagcactgacctgtacattatgtgttaccagcactgacctggccaatgtcagctcctttttccctagtatatacagaactaaagaacccattcagtagctccgccttctcttgatcgcccgtgacaacctccccattatcattattaaggggtcctatatgctctgtccttggttttttgtatttatatatctaaaaaaatatttaggattaggtTTGCTTTcattggccacctgtctctcattttgaatttttgctgtttttattacatttttacagattttattaagctccttgtactgtttaaatgttatcgctgacccatcagatttgaattttttgaaggctatttttttgttgtttattgctcttttaacctaatttgtcagccatgtaggatttagttttaatcgtttatatttgttcccctttggtatatatttagctgtatagttatttagagttgatataaagatgtcccatttcccttctgtatcagtatttcccaacacctccccccagtctatgtcctgtagtgcagctctcagcccagggaaatttgcctttttaaagttatatgtttttgccttccccgcctgtctttgttttctacattttaagtcaaaagtaactatattgtggtcgctattaccaaggttttcccgcacagttacattaccaatcagctctgcgttgttggaaatgatcagatccaacaaggcatcacttcttgttgggtcctccacaaactggcccataaaattatcctgcaataaatttaggaattgtcgcccctttgtagttttagccaaccccggaccccaatctatatctggatagttaaaatctcccattattaccactgtacctgcccgggcggccctctctatttgtttatacagccgaccttctatctcttcagtgatattaggggatctgtagattacaccaaatattattttttcagtatttccctccttttgtaattctacccacagtgattccacctcctcagaatcagcactcactatggcatcgttcacactgactttcataccacttcttacatacagacagactccaccaccttttctgttcattctatccttgcgaaacaatgtaaaccctgcagattaacagcccagtcatgcgaggagtccagccatgtctcagtgaccccaactatatcaccagccatgtctcagtgaccccaactatatcaatatgttcctccagtatcaaggcctcaagctcccccattttatttgctaggcttctggcatttgtgaacatacactttacatttccattaagttttacacatatagtctcactaatgggattttcagagttattggggttaatgttattatttgagttataagggttaattgtactatttaagttattggggctaatgggactttttgagttattgggtctaacgttattatttaagttattggggctaatgggattttttgcgttattgcgtctaacgttgttatttaagttattggggctaatggtattgttacgccgagcgctccgggtccccgctcctccccggagcgctcgctacactctcgctactgcagcgctccggtcagatccactgacccggtgcgctgcgataccgcctccagccgggatgcgattcgcgatgcgggtggcgcccgctcgcgatgcgcaccccggctcccgtacctgactcgctctccgtcggtcctgtcccggcgcgcgcggccccgctccctagggcgcgcgcgcgccgggtctctgcgatttaaagggccactgcgccgctgattggcgcagtggttctaatcagtgtgttcacctgtgcactccctatttatacctcacttcccctgcactccctcgccggatcttgttgccattgtgccagtgaaagcgtttccttgtgtgttcctagcctgtgttccagacctcctgccgttgcccctgactacgatccttgctgcctgccccgaccttctgctacgtccgaccttgcttctgtctactcccttgtaccgcgcctatcttcagcagtcagagaggttgagccgttgctagtggatacgacctggtcactaccgccgcagcaagaccatcccgctttgcggcgggctctggtgaaaaccagtagtgacttagaaccggtccactagcacggtccacgccaatccctctctggcacagaggatccacctcctgccagccggcatcgtgacaggtattttttgagttaatggggcttattgtagttattgagttattggggctaatggaattttttgaattattgggattacaatttttcgggctacgtTTATAacgcatggatctccttatccactgctcttatcctccccccacaggactcctctccacctaccattatgtcctgacccctctctaacctatccatcccactgtctgctttctttgctttattatcctccccccactcacctagtttaaatactcaaccaccccttccaggattctctcccccagcacagcagacccccttccattcaggtgcaaattatccgtagaatagagtttgtaccccaatgaaaagtcagcccagtgctctaaaaacccaaacccttccccctcacaccacaacttaagccatgcatttaactccctaagctgccgctgtctttcctgcgatgcgcatggcacaggaagtattccagagaacacaaccttagaggtccttcccttcagcttggcacctagttccttgtaattattcttcaaggacctccacctaccatgtattctgtcgttggttcccacatggaccacgacagctgggtcatccccagccccccctagtaatttgtccaccctttccaccacatgccgaaccctgggagacagcaaaccattcggttgaggtggtcttggcgacaaattattctatccgtcttcctgattatagaatcccctaccacaactaactgtcttggcctacctgcgttaccatcccccacactactagttgagctgttcccccggctgttagggagaccagtatccactagggttgccatctctgatactgaggccctcgcatcattgcccaacttggcaattttacttgggagatcagaagcagaagtgaccttccttttccttgccccctttccagtccctctaactacattaacccagctccctactcgggcctcctggctagtttctccaacctccatttctaccccactaactgcttgctctgtaagattgtcaatcgccctcaatgttgcattttgctcctctagatctctaataagagcttccaggtgggcaacatgctgacatttgtcacagcggtattcaccctgaagctgctgctccagagatgtatacatgtggcacaatgtgcactgaagaaaacctccaatcctgctgtccatatccttggtgacaaacagctgttattaactattaagaaaaactacttgtaTGAAGGGagagtaatacttacagttacagtgggtcctgcttacaactcctgctttctaaactcctgcttataaaacttctcagatgtcagttaatcaattaacccctcccccaggtgtgctacagaccagagggggggaaaaaaatgcaagggctatgcaaccgctggagacaccctggttggaaaacaatgatccacagtatactcagcacatgaacttctgcgtataaaacatatatatatatatatatatatatatatatatatgtattatacggtaactatatatatatatatatatatatatatatatatacatatattagggATTTTAGTTTTctaaacagcagcaggcacactgtatatatatatataacactgttattcaatatataaaactatatcattttgtaaaatttagtgtaatatattaaaaatagtaTTATTGTTACTTATTATTTGACTATGAACAACAAGTATTAAAAAATACTAACTTTGGGCAAGATAGAAAAAAGTTTTCTAAAGCGCTTTTCACAGAAATAAAGGACAAACCACCAAAAGATCCAACAAAGAATAACTTTATTAAAACAAATCCCTCCTATATATAGAAGATGGGTGGTTACATTATAATGAGAGAAATACATTTACATAATTATAATAATGCATTAGTATATTCAGTTTTTGCTTGTGATTAGCCAGGTCTCCTCTATGAAGCAGCGCTCTCCAATGCTTCTGCGCATGCGCTACAATCTGCCTTTACTCACATTACTAGCGTAACTTGCTTTGTGAATATAACTTAGAGTTACGGCGGCGTAACTCTAAGTTATATTATAGGCAGGGAGAGATCACATGTCCGGTCCGGTTAGGCTGCTGAGTGCGCAGGCGCGCCTCACGTCTGCTGATAGGAGGATTGTGGGAGAGGAGTTTACTCAGCAGAGCGAATAGCTGCTGAGGAAACGAGGGGGTATATGAATATTCATAGATGGGAGGGAACGAATGGCACTAGTGGGGGCTGCCATATAACGGGCAGGAACCGCTGCATGATGACAAATCGTTCCAAAGATGGCCGTGGGCGGCCGGAGAGCGTGAAACGACAGTCAGaatttggaaaaacaggctgcacTTCCGGAATCGCTGTAACACATGGATGGCTGCATGTAACGCTACGGAGGTCATTTACATACTTATATATCTTGGGGAAAGCTAGATAATGGTGGGTAAAAGCTTGGattcagagttctcctttaaagctacagtatgtaagatggtgaatTCTGAGTTCTGTTGGGCAGCTAAGGCCGGGTGCTTGGCTAAGTTCCACTTAATTTGGGATAGGTGGATTAAAGGTATGACGGAGAGAGAAAGATTGTGTCTGGTGGAGTCTTAGATAAAGGGATAAGGGTGGAGTATTAATCTTATTCTTCCTCCCTCCTgccatgggggggaggggattatatatatttgtaagggggggggggtgattatatatatttgtaaggggggggggattatatatatttgtaagggggggggcggggtgattatatatatttgtaagggggggggggttatatatatttgtaaggggggggggggtgttctctcCGACCAAAGCCAGTAGCATCTATAAGATGGTATTATTTCCCTTCTCTCCGAGTTGGAATGAGAATTGAGTGGGTGAGAGCCCCGGCACTGGACCAAGTGGACCACGAGAAGGAGTTAAATATGAGCGGTTTCCCTGATaaattaagaaaataaataaataaataaataaaaagttaaaatagcTCTTCAAAGGTCCTCCCCGAAACTGCTGATCCTGGAGGGTGCGTAATAGACCATCAGCAGTGGAGCACAAATAGTCAGGGAGGAGTGGGGCGTGAAGGCGCAGCGCCCCTCGCTGGCAAGGGAAGGAAATTTGCAAATACTAAattagtaggggggggggggaggggaatgaagATATGTATGGTAAATACCAGGAGAGAGAAAGTGAGGAAATAGGTGAGAGGGAGGAGAGGAGTAATGCGGTTGGGTCTGGATTGAAAGTTGgattctgaggggggggggggaggagctaaATGCTACTTTCCTATTTTGTTTGGTTTTAGGGATAGGAAGGTTTatttagcgggggggggggaaggtagtATTAGATAAAGCAAAAGATATATTTAGATGTCGAGGGTCGGACAGGGCACTGGAACCAGATTGGAGAGatgtataggggggggggaggggtaaaataaaaaaaaattcagaaatatTGATAATTGACAAAGAAAAATGGAAATGTGATTTTCTATGGAATGTATAATTGTTTAATTGTTGTTGAAataaaaaacaaggaaaaaaataattatatatctgTCAACTatcctgtgcacattgttaaTATATTATACTCTAAATTGGCTTcttccctgtgtgaattctttgatgtctgACAAGATGTGATTGATCagcaaaacatttttcacattctgcacatgaaaatggcttctctcctgtgtgagttctttgatgtacaacaaggtctgatttttgactaaaacattttccacattctgcacatggaaatggcttctctcctgtgtgagttctttgatgtacaacaagacctgatttaaaaggaaagcatttcccacattctgaacatgaaaatggcttctctcctgtgtgagttctttgatgatgaacaaggtctgatttctgagtaaaacatttcccacattctgaacatgaaaatggcttctcgcctgtgtgagttctttgatgtacaacaaggtctgatttctgagtaaaacatttcccacattctgcacatgaaaatggcttcttccctgtgtgagttctttgatgttcaacaagataggatttctgggtaaaacatttcccacactctgcacatgaaaatggcttctcctctgtgtgagttctttgatgtttaacaagacctgatttgtgagagaaacatttcccacattttgaacataaaaatggcttctcctctgtgtgagttctttgatgatgaacaagatttgattgaagactaaaacattttccacattctgaacacgagaatggcttctcccctgtgtgggttctttgatgtacaacaagacctgatttaaaaggaaaacatttcccacattgtgaacatgaaaaaggcttctctcctgtgtgatttttttgatgatgaacaaggcctgatttctgactaaaacattttccacattctgaacatgaaaatggcttctctcctgtgtgagttatttgatgtacaacaagacctgatttaaaaggaaaacatttcccacattctgaacatgaaaatggcttctctcctgtgtgagttctttgatgatgaacaaggtctgatttctgagtaaaacatttcccacattctgaacatgaaaatggcttcttccctgagtgagttctttgatgttcaacaagataggatttctgggtaaaacatttcccacattttgaacataaaaatggcttctcctctgtgtgagttctttgatgttgaacaagatttgattgaaggctaaaacattttccacattctgaacacgagaatggcttctcccctgtttGATCTCTTTGATGTCCATCATTCCTTCTGTAAccattattttgctgaacatcctgtgatgactgagaagacaggacctgtatataaggatgagatgacagatcttggctgtgaagggctgagggtgtatctgggataatggaatgttcttcatatgtatcttgtgtgatatcatcatctgctttataatctgaagatataagattctcctctgatctcctggtacaagaatctgcagagaataacacagattttattatcagtattaaccctttaacaacaCAGGACATTTAagcttttgtgttttcttttttcctcctccccattcccataattcttttatttttccatctacagagccgttttagagcttttttttgtttttttgcggcaccaatctTACATTGTATTAACGCCCTTCATTCACTGTGCATAAAAATATAAGTCAGATCAATACGATCACAacgatatcttttttttattttttattaacataacTTTTTATTGCAttcataaaaatattaaccccttaacgacaaaggccGTATATTtaggtcctccgccggctcccgcgatatgccgcggggtcacgcggtgaccccgcgtcatattgggtcgtCACAGTGGCCATCaatgtgatgccctgtattaacccttcagacgcggcgatcaaagctgactgccgcgtctgaagtgaaggtgaaagtatcccggcttctcatttgggctgttcgggaccgccgtggtgaaatcgtggcatcctgaacagcttacaggacaccgggagggaccttacctgcctcctctgtgtccgatcggcaaattactgctccgtgcctgagatctaggcaggagcagtcaagcgccgatagcaatgatcacaggcgtgttaatacacgccagtgatcagtataagagatcagtgtgtgcagtgttataggtccctatgggataacaatgatcagtataagagatcagtgtgtgcagtgttataggtccctatgggataacaatgatcagtataagagatcagtgtgtgcagtgttataggtccctatgggataacaatgatcagtataagagatcagtgtgcgcagttttataggtccctatgggataacaatgatcagtataagagatcagtgtgtgcagtgttataggtccctatgggataacaatgatcagtataagagatcagtgtgtgcagtgttatagtctcctatgggataataatgatcagtataagagatcagtgtgtgcagtgttatagtctcctatgggataataatgatcagtataagagatcagtgtgtgcagtgttataggtccctatggaataacaatgattagtataagagatcagtgtgtgcagtgttatagtctactatgggataataatgatcagtataagagatcagtgtgtgcagtgttatagtctcctatgggataataatgatcagtataagagatcagtgtgtgcagtgatcagtataagagatcagtgtgtgcagtgttatagtctcctatgggataacaatgatcagtataggagagcagtgtgtgcagtgttatagcccctatgggataacaatgatcagtataagagatcagtgtgtgcagtgttatagtctcctatgggataataatgatcagtataagagatcagtgtgtgcagtgttataggtccctatgggagctataacactgcaaaaaaaaaaaaagtaaaaaaaaaagtgttaataaagatcatttaaccccttccctaataaagtttgaatcaccccccttttcccataaaaaaataagtgtaaataaaaataaacatgtgtcgtatcatcgcgtgcataaatgtctgaactataaaaatatattgttaattaaaccgcacgttcaatggcgtacacgtaaaaaaaattcaaaaaagcgtatttttggtcactttttatacaattaaaaagtgatcaaaaagtcagatgaaaacaaaaatggtacagataaaaacttcagatcacggcgcaaaaaaatgagccctcaaacggccctgtatgtggaaaaataaaaagttataggggtcagaagatgacatttttaaacgtatacattttcctgcatgtagttatgattttttccagaagtccgacaatatccaacctatataagtaggggatcattataatcgtatggacctacagaataatgataaggtgtcatttttaccgaaaaatgcactgtgtagaaacggaagcccccaaaagttacaaaatggcgttttttcttcgattttgtcgcacaatgattttttttccattacacggtggatttttgggtaaaatgactaatgtcactgcaaagtagaattggtgacgcaaaaaataagccataatatggatttttaggtggaaaattgaaagggttatgatttttaaaaggtaaggaggaaaaaacgaaaatgcaaaaactgaaaaaccctgcgtccttaaggggttaaacataaataCATCCAATTGTTACATTTCATAcatatgtaaatataaaaaaaaactaaaaacattcaTGTATAAAAAGACATAGGCAAAACACTTCTATAGACCGTGGATAAATAATCAACAAACATAAAACACATATGCCTAATAATacatatattttccttttttttatgaggacattcagcagaggctcccACACAACAGtatatagactctctggtgtataatataacaaggacattcagcagaggctctcacacacaTTATTTAGACTCTCCTGtgcataatataacaaggacattcagcagaggctctcacaccacattatatagactctctggtgtataatataacaaggacattcagcagaggctctcacaccacattatatagactctctggtgtataatataacaaggacattcagcagaggctctcatacacattatatagactctctgctgtataatataacaaggacattcagcagaggctctcacaccacattatatagactctctggtgtataatataacaaggacattcagcagaggctctcacacacattatatagactctctggtgtataatataacaaggacattcagcagaggctctcacacacattatatagactctctggtgtataatataacaaggacattcagcagaggctctcacaccacattatatagactctccagtgtataatataacaaggacattcagcagaggctctcacaccacattatatagactc
The DNA window shown above is from Hyla sarda isolate aHylSar1 chromosome 1 unlocalized genomic scaffold, aHylSar1.hap1 SUPER_1_unloc_22, whole genome shotgun sequence and carries:
- the LOC130298120 gene encoding oocyte zinc finger protein XlCOF22-like isoform X2, encoding MEEWEYVEGHKDQYKDQVMMEDQQPLTSAVRSSKRTAPERCPRPLDEQNMEDITTEKDLIYINATDIKEEETDVSGDEQYKEHIPTGKDLININATDIKEEETDVSIDEQYKEHIPTGKDLIYINATDIKEEQETDVSSDEQYKEDIHTVKDLIYINTTDIKEEEEETDMSGDEQYKEDIPTGKDLIYINAPDVIVKEEETDVSGDEQFKDISTDSCTRRSEENLISSDYKADDDITQDTYEEHSIIPDTPSALHSQDLSSHPYIQVLSSQSSQDVQQNNGYRRNDGHQRDQTGEKPFSCSECGKCFSLQSNLVQHQRTHTEEKPFLCSKCGKCFTQKSYLVEHQRTHSGKKPFSCSECGKCFTQKSDLVHHQRTHTGEKPFSCSECGKCFPFKSGLVVHQITHTGEKPFSCSECGKCFSQKSGLVHHQKNHTGEKPFSCSQCGKCFPFKSGLVVHQRTHTGEKPFSCSECGKCFSLQSNLVHHQRTHTEEKPFLCSKCGKCFSHKSGLVKHQRTHTEEKPFSCAECGKCFTQKSYLVEHQRTHTGKKPFSCAECGKCFTQKSDLVVHQRTHTGEKPFSCSECGKCFTQKSDLVHHQRTHTGEKPFSCSECGKCFPFKSGLVVHQRTHTGEKPFPCAECGKCFSQKSDLVVHQRTHTGEKPFSCAECEKCFADQSHLVRHQRIHTGKKPI
- the LOC130298120 gene encoding zinc finger protein 835-like isoform X1, coding for MEEWEYVEGHKDQYKDQVMMKDQQPLTSPVRSSKRTAPERCPRPLLPQDDQGEDLNNIKTIETDVSGDKQFKENFPTEKDLIYINATDIKEEEETDVSGDVQYKEDIPTGEVLIYINAPETKVSRNKQYEENIPTGKDLIYINATDIKEEEADVSSNEQYKEDIPIGKDLIYVKTTDIKEEQETDLNCDEQYKEDIPTGKDLIYINATDIKKKEETDVSGDEQYKEDIPTRKDRIYINATDIKKEEETDLSSDEQYKEDIPTGKHLIYINATDIKKEESDGSGNEQYKEDSPTGKDLIYINPTDIKEEQETDVSSDDQYKEDIPTGKHLSSINATDIKDQQETDVNSDKQYKEGISTGRDMIYINATDIKKEEETEMSSDEQYKEDISAGNCPDSCTRRSEENLISSDYKADDDITQDTYEEHSIIPDTPSALHSQDLSSHPYIQVLSSQSSQDVQQNNGYRRNDGHQRDQTGEKPFSCSECGKCFSLQSNLVQHQRTHTEEKPFLCSKCGKCFTQKSYLVEHQRTHSGKKPFSCSECGKCFTQKSDLVHHQRTHTGEKPFSCSECGKCFPFKSGLVVHQITHTGEKPFSCSECGKCFSQKSGLVHHQKNHTGEKPFSCSQCGKCFPFKSGLVVHQRTHTGEKPFSCSECGKCFSLQSNLVHHQRTHTEEKPFLCSKCGKCFSHKSGLVKHQRTHTEEKPFSCAECGKCFTQKSYLVEHQRTHTGKKPFSCAECGKCFTQKSDLVVHQRTHTGEKPFSCSECGKCFTQKSDLVHHQRTHTGEKPFSCSECGKCFPFKSGLVVHQRTHTGEKPFPCAECGKCFSQKSDLVVHQRTHTGEKPFSCAECEKCFADQSHLVRHQRIHTGKKPI